The uncultured Desulfovibrio sp. region GCTCTGGAAGCCCTCGGCATCACGCTGGAAAAAGACCCCGCCTCTGTGGCGGAGATGGTCAAAAAGCGTAATTTCGCCTTTATATTTGCCCCGTACTTTCATCCTTCCTTTGCCAATATCGGCCCTGTGCGCAAGGAGATGGGCGTGCGGACCCTGTTCAACATTCTTGGCCCCATGATTAACCCGGCGCGGCCCAGCCATCTGCTCATGGGCGTGGCGCGGCCCGAACTGGTGGAGCTGGTGGCCGAAACACTCATGCAGTCACCCCTGCACCGCGCCGCCGTGGTCTGCGGTTCGGGCAACTATGACGAGGTAACGCCCATCGGCCCCACCAAGATGGCCCTGCTGCACAATGGCAAGGTGACGCCCATGATGCTTGACCCGCAGGAATTCGGCATTGCATCCTGCACTGTGGAAGACCTGGCCGTGAGCGGCAAGGAAGAAGCCGTGGCCGTGCTCAAGGATATTCTCAACGGGCAGGGGCCGCGCGCCATGATGGACATGGTGGTGCTCAATGTGGGGCTTGCCATCTACCTGCTGGAAGAAAAGATGGATATGGCCCTGTGCATGGCCCGCGCCCGCGAGGCCGTGAGCGCCGGTGTGGGCAGGAAGGTGCTCAATGCTGCTTGAGCGCTTTCGCAAGGCCAAGGAGGCTGAGGTAGAGGCTCTGCGTGCTTTGGAAGCACAGGGCGCTCTGCCCGCAGTATACGAAGGCCAGCGCCCAGACTTTGCTGCGGCCCTGACCCTCCGCGCGCCGGGCTGCCCTCTGGCGGTGGTGGCGGAATACAAGCGGGCCTCGCCCTCGCGCGGCGTGATCTGCGAGAGTCTGGCTGTGGAAGATGTGGCGCGCCAGTATGCCGCCGCAGGGGCCAGCGCCGTCTCGGTGCTGACGGAAGAAACCTTTTTCCGCGGGCGCCTGGAATATCTGGCCCGCGCCGCTGACCCGGCGCTCTACAATGGGCCGCGTGTGCCTCTGCTGCGCAAGGATTTTATTTTTGATCCTTTGCAGGTGCGGGCCACGGCAGCCACGCCAGCCTCGGCATTGTTGCTCATTGTGCGCCTGACGCCGGACGCCGCGACCTTGCGCGCCCTGCGCGAACAGGCGGAGGGCTACGGCATCCAGGCAGTGGTGGAGATATTTGATGCGGAAGACCTGCGCCTGGCCCGCGAGAGCGGGGCGTGCATCATACAGGTCAACGCCCGCGATCTGGAAAGTCTGGCGGTGGATCGCGATGCCTGCCTGCAACTGATACAGTCCTGCCCGCCAGCCAATGGCGAACTGTGGATTGCAGCCAGCGGCATGAGTCGCGCAGAGCATCTGCGGGCAGCGGCAGCTGCGGGGTATCACGCCGCCCTTGTGGGCAGCGCCCTGATGGAAGGCGGCGCTCCGGGCGAGGCCTTGGCGACCCTGCTGGGAGCTGCGGCCAAAACTGAGGGAGATTGCACATGCTGATCAAGTTCTGCGGCCTCACACGGCAAGAGGATGTTGACCATGCGGCCAGCCTAGGGGCTGCCATGTGCGGTTTTATTTTTCACCCCCGCAGCCCGCGCGGCGTGACGGTTGCGCAGGCTGCAGCCTTGGGCAGTGGATCCATGCTGCGGGTGGGCGTTTTTGTAAATCAGGGTTCGGACGAAATCCGGCGTATCATGGACGAAGCCCGGCTTGATTATGCGCAACTGCACGGTCACCAGAGTGTGGAATGCGCCCGCGCCATCGGCGCGGAGCGCGTCATTCGGGTGCTCTGGCCAGACCGTTACACCCACCGCGCTTTGTTGTACAATGATTTACAACGCAATGCTGAAGCCTGCGCCTATTATTTGCTTGACGCGGGGCTGAAAGGCGGCGGCAGCGGGCACAAGCTGGACTGGTCGGATCTGGCCAGCCTGCGCCCGGCGCATCCCTGGCTGCTTGCCGGGGGATTGAGCGCAGCCAATGTGGCAAAGGCCGTAGGCATGTGCGCGCCTGCCGGGGTGGATTTCAATTCCGGCGTGGAAGACGCGCCGGGGTGTAAAAACAGGGAAAAAATGGCGGCTGCATTCATGGCCGCAAACTCCAAAGGCAATGGGTATTCGCTATGAAAGACAGTTACTTTGGTGAGTTCGGCGGCTGCTTTGTTCCCGAACTGCTTATGCCGCCCCTTATGGAAGTGGAAGCGGCCATGCGCGACATTTATCCCACCGATAAGTTTCAGGCAGAGCTGAAAGACCTGCTGTTCAACTATGCCGGGCGCGAAACGCCGCTGACCTATTGCCCCACGCTTTCGGGCGAGCTGGGTTTTGACCTGTGGCTCAAGCGCGAGGATCTGCTGCATACGGGCGCGCACAAGGTCAACAACACCCTTGGGCAGGCCCTGCTTGCCAAGTACATGGGCAAAACAGCCCTGGTGGCGGAAACCGGCGCTGGCCAGCACGGCGTTGCCACCGCTGCCGCTGCCGCCCGCCTGGGTCTGGAATGCACCATCTATATGGGTGCGGAAGATGTGGTGCGGCAAGCCCCCAACGTCATGCGCATGAAGCTGCTGGGCGCTACCGTGCATGCGGTGGAAAGCGGCACCCGCACCCTCAAGGATGCCATCAACGAGGCCTTGCGCGCCTGGATCGGCAGCCAGAAAACAACCCATTACTGCTTTGGCACCGCTGCCGGGCCGCACCCCTTCCCCAAGCTGGTGCGCATGCTGCAAAGCGTCATTGGCCGTGAAACCCGCGCCCAGATGCTGGAAAGAACCGGGCGGCTGCCTGATGCCGTGGTTGCCTGCGTGGGCGGCGGTTCCAACGCCATCGGCATGTTCCATCCCTTTGTGGATGACGCCAGCGTGCGCATCATCGGCGTGGAGGCGGCAGGCACGGGCGAGACCGGCTGTTTCAATTCCGCCCCGCTTAATCTTGGTACCCCCGGTGTTCTGCACGGTTCGTACAGCATGCTGCTGCAAAACGAAGACGGCCAGGTTGAACCCTCGCACTCCATTTCTGCCGGGCTGGATTATCCCGGCGTGGGGCCAGAACATTCATGGCTGCAAAAAATCGGGCGCGTCCATTACGGCATGGTCAAGGACGCCAACGCGCTCAACGCCTTCCAGCGTCTGTGCCGCGCAGAGGGCATCCTGCCTGCGCTTGAATCTTCGCACGCTCTTGCCT contains the following coding sequences:
- a CDS encoding indole-3-glycerol-phosphate synthase gives rise to the protein MLLERFRKAKEAEVEALRALEAQGALPAVYEGQRPDFAAALTLRAPGCPLAVVAEYKRASPSRGVICESLAVEDVARQYAAAGASAVSVLTEETFFRGRLEYLARAADPALYNGPRVPLLRKDFIFDPLQVRATAATPASALLLIVRLTPDAATLRALREQAEGYGIQAVVEIFDAEDLRLARESGACIIQVNARDLESLAVDRDACLQLIQSCPPANGELWIAASGMSRAEHLRAAAAAGYHAALVGSALMEGGAPGEALATLLGAAAKTEGDCTC
- the trpB gene encoding tryptophan synthase subunit beta → MKDSYFGEFGGCFVPELLMPPLMEVEAAMRDIYPTDKFQAELKDLLFNYAGRETPLTYCPTLSGELGFDLWLKREDLLHTGAHKVNNTLGQALLAKYMGKTALVAETGAGQHGVATAAAAARLGLECTIYMGAEDVVRQAPNVMRMKLLGATVHAVESGTRTLKDAINEALRAWIGSQKTTHYCFGTAAGPHPFPKLVRMLQSVIGRETRAQMLERTGRLPDAVVACVGGGSNAIGMFHPFVDDASVRIIGVEAAGTGETGCFNSAPLNLGTPGVLHGSYSMLLQNEDGQVEPSHSISAGLDYPGVGPEHSWLQKIGRVHYGMVKDANALNAFQRLCRAEGILPALESSHALAWVLDHPQEFKKGDQVVVNLSGRGDKDLGIVNKALGFAAQGQEEV
- a CDS encoding phosphoribosylanthranilate isomerase, encoding MLIKFCGLTRQEDVDHAASLGAAMCGFIFHPRSPRGVTVAQAAALGSGSMLRVGVFVNQGSDEIRRIMDEARLDYAQLHGHQSVECARAIGAERVIRVLWPDRYTHRALLYNDLQRNAEACAYYLLDAGLKGGGSGHKLDWSDLASLRPAHPWLLAGGLSAANVAKAVGMCAPAGVDFNSGVEDAPGCKNREKMAAAFMAANSKGNGYSL